The Hymenobacter sp. DG25A nucleotide sequence TGGAGCTGCTTGGGGCAGCGGGTGGGAATTGTGGTCAAAATTAAGCTACTCAACCGGCAGTTACAGCAGCAGGCCCGTATTTTTCTGTCGGGCCAGCTTTAGCCGCCCGCATTACTGCGGAGCTTACGGAATTTGCAGCCTGAGCAGCGAAACAGCAACGGGCCTCTCCGGCTGGCGAAGAGGCCCGTTGCTGTTAACAAAGAAGCGGCCGGCAGGTTAGCGCCGGTCGCGGCTGCCCATAAAAATGCTTACGTAGTAAAGCAGAGTGGCCAGGGAGCTGATAGCGGCTACCACATACGTCATGGCCGCCCACCAGAGGGCATCTTTCGCCATGGCGTGCTCCTGGGAGGTTACAATACCGCGCTTGTCAATCCAAGCCAGGGCCCGGCGGGAAGCATCAAACTCCACGGGCAGGGTAACAAAGGAGAACAGCGTGGTCAGCGAGAACAGTGCTATGCCCACGCCCAGCGGAATCAGCGTGGTACGCAGCATCAACACCCCCGCCAGGAGAATGAAGGGCATAAAGCGGGACACCGCGCTCAGGGCTGGCACCATGGCCGAGCGGAACTGCAGCATGCTGTAGGCCGTGGCGTGCTGCACGGCGTGGCCGCATTCGTGCGCCGCTACGGCAGCAGCGGCGGCACTGCGCTCCGCGTACACCGACTCGGAGAGGTTAACGGTCTTATCGGCGGGGTTGTAATGGTCGGAAAGGCGACCTTCCGTGCTGATGACTTTGACGTCGGTAATGCCGTGGTCGGCCAGCATGAGCTCGGCAATCTGCCGGCCCGTGAGGCCTGATTTCAGACCAATCTGGGCATACTTGGCAAACTTGCTGCGCAGGCGCCACTGGATCAGCCAGCTAACGATCATGGCCCCGATAACGACCAGGTATATTGGGCTTGTAGAGTACATAGGGGAAGCGCTTAGGGAGTAAGATGTTGGCGGATGCGCTCTACAATACGCGTGGTGCTGTAGCCAGCTACCAGCGGTACGGTGAGCACCTGTCCGCCTCTTTGTAACACTTCCTCATGGCCTACAATTCCACTGATGGCGTAGTCATCCCCCTTTACCAGGATATCAGGCTGCACCCATTGAATGAGTTCCAGCGGCGTAGGCTCATCGAAGAGTATTACCGCATCCACAAACAAAAGGGAAGCCAGAATGCGGGCCCGTGACATTTCGTCCTGCAACGGCCGGCCTGGCTTCAGCCGGCTCACGGAGGCATCGGTGTTTAACCCCACCACCAGGGCATCGCCCAGGTGCCGCGCTTTCTCCAGGTAATCGACGTGGCCGAGGTGCAACAGGTCGAAGCAGCCGTTGGTAAATACCACGCGGCGGCCCTGCTGGCGCCACTGTTCCAGCACGGGCCGCAGGGCCTCGCGGCTGAAGATTTTTTCTTTACTCCACATAGGCGGGGGTGGCGGCATCGGGCACTGCCGCCGCTATGGCGCGTTTTGCCCTACCCGACTTGATCATGCTGACTACAAAGCTGATACCACCCATGAGCACTACCAGCAGCGTTTGGGTGCCATGCACTACCAGCGCATACGCAATACCGGCTTCCTTCGACACGCCATAAACCAGCAGGGTGCTTTGCACCATCAGGTGAAAGGCCCCAATGCCGCCCTGCACCGGCGTGGCCATGCCAAACGCCCCAAACGTGAGGACTGCCAGACCGGCAGCCATACTCAGGTTATGGGTTTCCGGAAAGGCGAAAAATGCCAGATAGTCCATGAGATAATAGACCAGCCAGGTAAAGGCCGTATGCAGCAGGAACAGGCCTTTGCTATCCAGTTTGCGGATGCTGAATACGCCCTCCATAAGCCCGCGCACGAAGCCTTCCAGCTTGTTAAACAAGGCCAGTTGCCGCAGCCGCTCCACATTCCGGTACAGCAGATAACCGCCAATGAGCACCAGCACCCCGACAATACTAACCGCCGCAATAATGATATCCCGGCTTTGAGCCAGCGTATTATACTTATCCGAGAACAAGCTCAGTACAAAGGCCCAGAATTTATTGAAATCCAGCAGAAGCGTAGCGCCCAACAAGGAAAACAGCACCAGCACATCAATTACCCGCTCGGTAATCACGGCGCCCAGGGCCACCTGCACCGGAATGCCGCCGGTACGCCGCAGGATGGAGCACCGCACTACCTCGCCCATACGCGGCAGCACCAGGTTGGCCAGGTAGCCCACCATCATGGCGTGGTATACATCCCAATAGCCGGGCTTGTGCTTAGTGGCATCCAGCTGCATTTTCCAGCGGTAGGCGCGGCTGAAGTAGCCCAGCGCCGAGAGCAGGACCGTGATGCCCATCCAGAAGTAATTGGCCTCGCGCATGTAACGCCCTACCTTGCTCAGGTCCTGGTCGCGCACGGCGTACCGCATCAGCAGGGCGGAGAAAGCCAGCAGCAGCACATACTTCAGAATATTGAGCAGTTTTTTCACGAAAATATGGAGCCGGTTAAAAGGAGCCGGTAGCGCAGTGCCCGCTACCATTATCTGGCAAACAGACTGGCACCGGGCACTTTAGAAGAAGCAACGATAATTATACCAGCCGGTTATGCTGGTCCGGAAACACCAGCGTGGGCTGATGCTGGCGGGCAATGGCAAAATCAATGAGGCAGTAGGAGAAGATAATCACGATGTCGCCCACGGCGACACGGCGGGCAGCCGGGCCGTTCAGGCAAATCATGCCGGAGCCCCGCTCGCCACGGATAGTGTAGGTTTCAAACCGCTCCCCATTGTTCACGTTCACAATGGTCACTTTCTCGTTTTCCACCATGTTGGCGGCATCCAGCAGGTCCTCATCAATCGTAACGCTGCCTACGTAGTGTAGCTCAGCCTGCGTGACTTTGGCCCGGTGAATTTTGGACTTGAGAACCTCGATTTGCATGTGTGAAAGCGGGTGAATGAAAGGCCGCAAAGATAGTTAAATCCCGTGGCACCGGAGGATGGCTTACGCCAGGTTCACTACCACGTTATCAATCAGCCGCACGCCGCCCAGCCATGCCGCCAGGCACAAAGCCACCTGGCCGGCCGGCGCGGTGCCGTCTTCCAGCGGTTGCAGGGTGCGAGCGTTGCTGATATCAAAGTACTCCAGCTCAATTTCCGGGTGCTGCTGCAGAAAAGCCTTTACCTGTTGCTGCACCTCGGCCACCGTGGCCTGCTGCTGCAGCAAGCGGCTGGCCAGCTCCAGGGCTTGGTACAGGCGCGGAGCCACCGCCCGGGCCTCCGGCGAAAGGCGCCGGTTGCGGGAGGACATGGCCAGCCCATCAGCTTCACGCACGGTGGGGAAGGCAACCGGCTCCAGATCAAAGCTCAGATCGGCCACCATCTGGCGGATAACGGCTACCTGCTGCAAATCTTTCTGCCCAAAATAGGCACGGTGCGGCCGGCTCAGGTGAAACAGCTTGCTCACTACAGTGGCCACCCCGTTGAAGTGCCCCGGGCGGTGGGCACCTTCCATCACCTGCTCTAGGGCGCCAAAGTCAAAGCGCATGACGGTGGGCTGAGGATACATTTCCTCCACGGAGGGCGCGAACAGCACGGTGCAGCCGGTATCCTGCAGCAGGGTTGCATCAGCTTCAGGCAGGCGCGGGTACAGCCGGAAGTCTTCCGGGTTGTTGAACTGGGTGGGGTTGACAAAAATGCTGACCACGACGACATCATTCTCCCGGGCGGCCGCTCTAACCAGTTGCAGGTGGCCTTCGTGCAGCGCGCCCATCGTGGGCACCAGCCCAATGCGCTGCCCGTTCTGGCGCCACCCTTCGGTGCGCGCTTGCAACCCGGCAGCGGTTTGCAGAATCTCCATATACACACAGGGGCCTTCCGACGCCATACAGGCACCTACGGGCGGGTTTCGTTGAATTTTCGCCTAAAAATGTTTAATTTTGTGCATCCCAAAGTGTGCCCTCCCAATTTTAACCACAGAACCCTGTATGTCTAAGCTGAGAATACTCTATGCTGCCACGGAGATTAATCCGTTTTTGCAGACGACCAAGGTAGCGGAGTTTCTGCGGATGTTGCCCCAGGGAATGCAGGAAATGGGGATGGAAATCCGAATTTTCGTTCCTCGTTTCGGTATTATCAACGAGCGGAAGAATCGTCTGCACGAAGTTGTACGTCTGTCCGGCATCAACATTGCCGTGGGTGAGGAGGAAAAGCCCCTGATTATCAAGGTGGCGTCGATTCCGAATGCCAAGTTGCAGGTTTATTTTATCGACAACGAAGATTATTTTCACCGCAAGTCAGTACTGGTCGATAAAAACAACCAGTTCCACCCGGATAATGATGAGCGCGCCATCTTCTTTTGCAAGGGTGTGCTGGAAACCGTGAAGAAACTGGGCTGGGCGCCGGATATCGTTCATTGCAACGACTGGATGACGGGCCTGATTCCGATGTACCTGAAAACGACCTACAAGAAGGATCCGATTTTCAAGGACTCCAAGTCGATTTTCACGGTCTACAACAATGAATTCGCCCACAAATTTGAAGGCGACATTATTGAGAAGGCCAAGATGTTGGACATTGATGATGAGATGCTTACGCATCTGAAGTCTGCTGATTTCGGCGGTTTCATCAAAATCGGCATGGAGTATGCTGACTCGGTCATCAAATCGGACGAAGACTTCAGCGATAATCTGAATGCACTTTTCAACGAGTATTCCCAGAAGCGCAGCATTGGCCAAGTAGCGGCCGATGATAATCTGCTTACCTCTTACTACGCTCTTTATAATGAATTGGCCAGCTAGCGCCTTCCGACGGGCGTCGGCATTTTTTCTTTCGGCTTCCCTCCTGCTTACTGCTTGCGAAGACCCCAATGAGCTAGGCCTGGACCTTCCCGGCACTACGCCTATCAGCACCGAATTCAAGGATTTTTCCGTCACGGCCTCCACCGTAAAGCTGGATTCGCTCGGCACGCTGGGGCGTAACCAGTATCTGGTGGGCCGCCTGCAGGATGCCAATCTGGGCGTCATTACGGCGCGGACGTTTTTTGAAACCAAGGTTTCTACCGATTCGCTTCCTTCTCTCTACCCCAATGCCCGCCTCGATTCGGTGGTGCTGCGGCTAGGTTTTGAGAAGGTATATGGTACCGATTTCAAGCCCGTTCGTTTCGACCTTTTTCGCCTGACCCAGCCACTGGAAGAGCGGGTAACGTACACTTCCGCCAGCTCGCTGCCCGTACAAACGCCAGCCTTGCTGACGAATGTGAGCGAGCGGTTTAACCGTACTGTTACGGTGCGGCAGTTGAAGAACCCAACCTCAGCCGACGATACAACTACTGTAGCAGTATCTGTTCCGGTCCGGGTAGGGCGGTTGCCGCTGGTGAAAGCCGGTCAGTCTATGACCTATACTACGCAACTGTTTGAGGCGCTGAATACGCCAGGTTTCAACCAGACTACCCTTTCTGCTTTATTACCTGGCCTGGCCCTGGCGCCCACAGCCGGTTTTTCGGGTTCTATGGTTCAGTTTAGTCGTTCTAATAGCACCCGCCTGGTGGTCTATTTCCACGTAGATAAACGAAAAACTCAAACCAGGACCTACAGCATCGATCTGGGTGATCCTAACGCTTCTGGGGCCAACCCAAATGCGCCTCGTTTCTTTACCCAAATCAGTACGGATTTGACCGAGGCGGGAGCTTTTGCGGATTTGCGCACCCGTCAGGATTCTGTTTCGGCAGACAAAACAGATGGGCTAACCTATCTTCAGGAGGGCACTGGCTTAAGTACCAAGCTGTTTATTCCGGGCCTAACCGAGTTGCGTAAACAGCCGAGCCTTATCATCAACCGGGCAGAACTCATTATCCCGGTAAAGCCCTTTGCCAATTTGCAGTTCCC carries:
- a CDS encoding lysylphosphatidylglycerol synthase transmembrane domain-containing protein, giving the protein MKKLLNILKYVLLLAFSALLMRYAVRDQDLSKVGRYMREANYFWMGITVLLSALGYFSRAYRWKMQLDATKHKPGYWDVYHAMMVGYLANLVLPRMGEVVRCSILRRTGGIPVQVALGAVITERVIDVLVLFSLLGATLLLDFNKFWAFVLSLFSDKYNTLAQSRDIIIAAVSIVGVLVLIGGYLLYRNVERLRQLALFNKLEGFVRGLMEGVFSIRKLDSKGLFLLHTAFTWLVYYLMDYLAFFAFPETHNLSMAAGLAVLTFGAFGMATPVQGGIGAFHLMVQSTLLVYGVSKEAGIAYALVVHGTQTLLVVLMGGISFVVSMIKSGRAKRAIAAAVPDAATPAYVE
- a CDS encoding DUF4270 family protein, which encodes MNWPASAFRRASAFFLSASLLLTACEDPNELGLDLPGTTPISTEFKDFSVTASTVKLDSLGTLGRNQYLVGRLQDANLGVITARTFFETKVSTDSLPSLYPNARLDSVVLRLGFEKVYGTDFKPVRFDLFRLTQPLEERVTYTSASSLPVQTPALLTNVSERFNRTVTVRQLKNPTSADDTTTVAVSVPVRVGRLPLVKAGQSMTYTTQLFEALNTPGFNQTTLSALLPGLALAPTAGFSGSMVQFSRSNSTRLVVYFHVDKRKTQTRTYSIDLGDPNASGANPNAPRFFTQISTDLTEAGAFADLRTRQDSVSADKTDGLTYLQEGTGLSTKLFIPGLTELRKQPSLIINRAELIIPVKPFANLQFPNPSFAFLYEVNRNNQVLTRNINGVIQDRLVQSDISPAQGAGSAAVVTYYDLGPTNKYYSVLLTSYVQAYVAGKLDAELPEGFLLTPSARSINNLTTDAGVGPLLSNLTLNRAVLDANNIRLRVYTSSL
- the panD gene encoding aspartate 1-decarboxylase codes for the protein MQIEVLKSKIHRAKVTQAELHYVGSVTIDEDLLDAANMVENEKVTIVNVNNGERFETYTIRGERGSGMICLNGPAARRVAVGDIVIIFSYCLIDFAIARQHQPTLVFPDQHNRLV
- the rfaE2 gene encoding D-glycero-beta-D-manno-heptose 1-phosphate adenylyltransferase; translated protein: MWSKEKIFSREALRPVLEQWRQQGRRVVFTNGCFDLLHLGHVDYLEKARHLGDALVVGLNTDASVSRLKPGRPLQDEMSRARILASLLFVDAVILFDEPTPLELIQWVQPDILVKGDDYAISGIVGHEEVLQRGGQVLTVPLVAGYSTTRIVERIRQHLTP
- a CDS encoding zinc metallopeptidase codes for the protein MYSTSPIYLVVIGAMIVSWLIQWRLRSKFAKYAQIGLKSGLTGRQIAELMLADHGITDVKVISTEGRLSDHYNPADKTVNLSESVYAERSAAAAAVAAHECGHAVQHATAYSMLQFRSAMVPALSAVSRFMPFILLAGVLMLRTTLIPLGVGIALFSLTTLFSFVTLPVEFDASRRALAWIDKRGIVTSQEHAMAKDALWWAAMTYVVAAISSLATLLYYVSIFMGSRDRR
- a CDS encoding glycogen/starch synthase; this translates as MSKLRILYAATEINPFLQTTKVAEFLRMLPQGMQEMGMEIRIFVPRFGIINERKNRLHEVVRLSGINIAVGEEEKPLIIKVASIPNAKLQVYFIDNEDYFHRKSVLVDKNNQFHPDNDERAIFFCKGVLETVKKLGWAPDIVHCNDWMTGLIPMYLKTTYKKDPIFKDSKSIFTVYNNEFAHKFEGDIIEKAKMLDIDDEMLTHLKSADFGGFIKIGMEYADSVIKSDEDFSDNLNALFNEYSQKRSIGQVAADDNLLTSYYALYNELAS
- the panC gene encoding pantoate--beta-alanine ligase — protein: MEILQTAAGLQARTEGWRQNGQRIGLVPTMGALHEGHLQLVRAAARENDVVVVSIFVNPTQFNNPEDFRLYPRLPEADATLLQDTGCTVLFAPSVEEMYPQPTVMRFDFGALEQVMEGAHRPGHFNGVATVVSKLFHLSRPHRAYFGQKDLQQVAVIRQMVADLSFDLEPVAFPTVREADGLAMSSRNRRLSPEARAVAPRLYQALELASRLLQQQATVAEVQQQVKAFLQQHPEIELEYFDISNARTLQPLEDGTAPAGQVALCLAAWLGGVRLIDNVVVNLA